A DNA window from Ostrea edulis chromosome 5, xbOstEdul1.1, whole genome shotgun sequence contains the following coding sequences:
- the LOC125649383 gene encoding ras-related protein Rab-13-like: MEKTSPLQRTMSKRYDVLMRLLLIGETGVGKTCVLCRYASEEFIDSHITTIGIDFKMKTISVSGKTAKVQIWDTAGQERFESITKQFYRRAQGVILVYDITSRTSFEAVPKWLDFVRQFGREDVSILLMGNKKDKDEKRQVLESEGKKFATENNLLFYETSAKDSVNLEKAFYSLCEDVIIKEKEKSLSETKNNNGIVTVQSEEGTTKDTTQLITTDREKKFTCCNVS, from the exons ATGGAGAAAACGTCACCGCTTCAACGGACGATGTCCAAACGTTATGACGTTTTGATGCGTTTGTTGTTGATTGGGGAGACTGGCGTGGGGAAAACTTGTGTTTTATGTCGGTATGCCAGCGAGGAATTTATTGACTCCCACATCACTACAATCG GAATTGATTTCAAGATGAAGACAATTTCAGTGAGTGGAAAGACAGCCAAAGTTCAGATATG GGACACTGCAGGACAAGAGAGATTTGAATCGATCACAAAGCAGTTTTATAGACGTGCTCAG GGTGTGATTTTGGTGTATGATATCACCAGCAGGACGTCGTTTGAAGCTGTACCAAAATGGTTAGATTTTGTAAGACAG TTTGGACGGGAGGATGTTTCCATACTGTTGATGGGAAACAAGAAAGATAAAGATGAAAAACGACAGGTGCTTGAGAGTGAGGGCAAGAAG TTTGCCACAGAAAATAATCTACTATTTTATGAAACCAGTGCAAAAGACAGTGTCAATTTGGAAAAG GCATTTTACAGTCTGTGTGAAGATGTTATCATTaaggaaaaagaaaaatcattgtctgaaacaaaaaacaataatGGCATTGTAACAGTTCAGAGTGAGGAGGGGACCACGAAAGATACGACACAGCTGATTACGACAGACAGGGAGAAGAAATTCACGTGCTGTAATGTTTCATGA
- the LOC125649384 gene encoding lactoylglutathione lyase-like, producing the protein MAQKGLSDEEVAKACQQPDEATKDFFFQQTMIRVKDPKKSLEFYTKVMGMRLLKKFDFPAMSFSLYFMGYDKAENIPQNETERSRYCFQQKATLELTHNWGTENDPEQSYHNGNSDPRGFGHIGIVVPDVDKACERFETHGVEFVKKPNDGKMKGLAFIKDPDGYWIEILNPNNMASV; encoded by the exons ATGGCTCAGAAAGGATTGTCGGATGAAGAAGTAGCAAAGGCTTGTCAACAACCAGATGAAGCAACAAAG gACTTCTTTTTCCAACAAACCATGATTCGAGTGAAAGATCCCAAAAAGTCCCTTGAATTCTACACAAAAGTTATGGGAATGAG GTTATTGAAGAAATTTGATTTTCCTGCCATGTCCTTTTCATTGTACTTTATGGGTTATGATAAGGCTGAGAATATTCCCCAGAATGAGACGGAAAGAAGTCGCTACTGTTTCCAGCAAAAGGCCACCTTGGAACTTACCCA TAACTGGGGAACAGAGAATGATCCTGAACAATCCTATCACAATGGTAACAGTGATCCTAGAGGCTTTG GTCACATTGGCATTGTGGTACCTGATGTAGATAAAGCCTGTGAACGCTTTGAGACACATGGAGTGGAATTTGTGAAGAAGCCAAATGATG GTAAGATGAAAGGGCTAGCTTTTATCAAGGACCCTGATGGATACTGGATTGAGATTTTAAATCCCAACAACATGGCTTCTGTTTAA